In Paenibacillus sonchi, a single genomic region encodes these proteins:
- a CDS encoding ABC transporter permease, with product MVRYVANKFFYMLVSLFVLVSATFFLMKAIPGDPFTSEKKVPPEIKARLYEQYGLDKPLYHQYFKYLGEIAQGDLGVSMKRLNQDVTHLIGQTFSASLKLGVVAIIVSVIVGVILGMLAALYHRKFIDSAAMVLAVLGIAVPSFVVASLLQYVFAYKFHLFPVSGFKGPMYYFLPVAALSAQPIAFIARLTRSSMLEVLHADYIKTAKAKGLSWFAILSRHVLRNGILPIVTYMGPMTANIVTGSVVIEQIFGIGGIGKQFVEAIGVRDYTVIMGITIFYGILLMVARFITDIAYVLIDPRIKLTGGKEG from the coding sequence ATGGTTCGTTATGTTGCCAATAAGTTTTTCTATATGCTTGTATCGCTGTTTGTGCTTGTTTCAGCGACTTTTTTTCTGATGAAAGCTATTCCGGGGGACCCGTTTACTTCCGAGAAAAAAGTTCCGCCGGAAATTAAAGCGCGTTTATACGAGCAATATGGTTTGGACAAGCCGCTCTATCATCAGTATTTTAAGTATTTAGGTGAGATTGCCCAAGGAGATCTGGGTGTATCCATGAAACGCCTGAATCAGGATGTAACGCATTTGATCGGACAGACCTTTTCAGCGTCCTTGAAGCTGGGAGTTGTCGCAATTATCGTGTCGGTTATTGTCGGGGTCATTCTCGGCATGCTGGCGGCACTCTATCACCGCAAATTTATTGATAGCGCCGCGATGGTGCTGGCGGTGTTGGGGATTGCGGTTCCGAGCTTTGTTGTCGCGTCTTTGCTGCAGTATGTGTTCGCTTATAAGTTTCATTTGTTTCCGGTTTCAGGGTTTAAGGGCCCCATGTATTATTTCCTTCCGGTAGCAGCGCTCTCGGCACAGCCGATAGCCTTTATTGCACGTCTGACCCGCTCCAGTATGCTTGAGGTGCTGCACGCAGATTATATTAAGACGGCTAAGGCTAAAGGACTAAGCTGGTTTGCTATTTTGAGCCGTCATGTTCTCCGCAACGGGATTTTGCCGATTGTAACTTACATGGGACCTATGACAGCTAACATCGTTACTGGTTCAGTAGTTATTGAGCAGATTTTTGGTATCGGTGGTATCGGTAAGCAGTTTGTGGAAGCCATCGGTGTCCGTGATTATACCGTCATAATGGGGATTACTATTTTTTATGGTATTCTGCTCATGGTGGCCCGTTTTATTACAGACATAGCTTATGTACTTATAGATCCGCGGATCAAACTAACTGGAGGAAAGGAGGGCTAA
- a CDS encoding peptide ABC transporter substrate-binding protein codes for MKKSKSLLLMIALVLVIGTVLAGCGGNNANNGNAAATNAPGNEGSKNTGTATGDEKLAADQTLRVNLTSEPPTFDPAQAQDSQANTVLKTMYEGLTRMNDETGQAEPGIAEKWDISADGLVYTFHLRDAQWSNGDPVEAADFVRGWKIVLDPNTNPTAPYAYQLYYLKNAEEYYTKKVTDFSQVGVKAVDAKTLEVTLKSPTPYFLGLLSFYTYYPVHKSIEGNPKWATNKDTMITNGAFTLTEWTTGQAIQVTKNEKYWDAASIKLSKIDFSIVNSGATELLSYKNGELDRAGNPNGEIPSEQLPIVKKELPNEFVSKGIAATYYYYFNTTEKPFSNVKIRKALTMAINRQALIDNITLGGQLPAFGLVPPGIAGVDGEYRNTIKDSYFTEDVEQAKTLLAEGLKEEGLTALPPVDLSYNTSENHKKIALAIADMWKNNLGITVNTVNQEWAVFIDNRQSQNYQIARAGWTADYNDPMTFLDMFVTGGGNNDAGYANPEYDKLIADAKTNSDLAKRQEDFAAAEKMLIQDDMVIMPIYYYTNNSLTKEYLKGVTLDFSGAVDFTRGYLLEH; via the coding sequence ATGAAGAAGAGTAAAAGTCTATTACTCATGATTGCATTGGTTCTCGTGATCGGCACAGTGCTTGCTGGCTGCGGCGGAAACAATGCAAACAACGGCAACGCTGCGGCGACTAACGCGCCAGGCAATGAAGGCAGCAAGAACACAGGCACCGCAACCGGTGACGAGAAATTGGCCGCTGACCAAACACTTAGAGTCAACCTGACTTCAGAACCACCTACATTTGATCCGGCGCAAGCTCAAGACAGCCAGGCAAATACTGTTTTGAAAACGATGTATGAAGGTTTGACCCGAATGAATGACGAAACTGGTCAAGCTGAGCCCGGCATTGCTGAGAAATGGGACATTTCCGCTGACGGTCTGGTATATACCTTCCACCTGCGTGATGCACAGTGGAGCAATGGCGACCCAGTAGAAGCAGCAGATTTCGTTCGCGGATGGAAAATCGTGCTCGACCCTAACACAAATCCTACTGCACCTTACGCTTATCAGTTGTACTACCTGAAAAATGCCGAAGAATATTACACTAAAAAAGTTACAGATTTCAGCCAAGTTGGCGTAAAAGCCGTTGACGCAAAAACTCTTGAAGTTACGCTGAAATCACCAACACCTTACTTCCTCGGATTGCTGTCCTTCTATACTTATTACCCTGTACACAAATCCATTGAGGGTAATCCGAAGTGGGCAACCAACAAAGACACAATGATCACCAACGGTGCATTCACACTGACTGAATGGACCACTGGTCAAGCCATTCAAGTGACTAAAAACGAAAAATATTGGGACGCAGCTTCCATTAAACTTAGCAAAATCGACTTCTCCATTGTTAACAGTGGCGCAACTGAATTGCTGAGCTATAAAAACGGCGAGCTTGATCGTGCCGGTAACCCTAATGGTGAAATTCCATCAGAGCAACTTCCTATTGTCAAAAAAGAGCTTCCTAATGAGTTTGTTTCCAAAGGTATCGCAGCGACTTATTACTATTATTTCAACACTACCGAAAAACCTTTCAGCAACGTTAAGATTCGTAAAGCACTAACTATGGCAATTAACCGCCAAGCCCTGATCGATAACATTACTTTGGGCGGCCAGCTTCCTGCCTTTGGTTTAGTGCCTCCGGGTATTGCTGGAGTTGACGGTGAGTACCGTAATACTATTAAAGACAGCTACTTCACAGAAGATGTAGAACAAGCAAAAACATTGCTTGCCGAAGGTCTGAAAGAAGAAGGTCTGACTGCTCTTCCTCCAGTTGATTTGAGCTACAACACAAGTGAAAACCACAAGAAGATTGCTCTGGCAATTGCTGATATGTGGAAAAATAATCTTGGCATTACTGTGAACACTGTGAACCAAGAGTGGGCTGTATTTATCGATAACCGTCAAAGCCAGAACTACCAGATCGCCCGTGCCGGCTGGACAGCGGATTACAATGATCCGATGACCTTCCTGGATATGTTTGTAACAGGCGGCGGTAACAATGATGCCGGCTATGCCAACCCTGAGTATGACAAACTGATTGCTGATGCAAAAACAAACTCTGACCTGGCTAAACGCCAAGAAGACTTTGCAGCAGCTGAAAAAATGCTGATTCAGGACGATATGGTTATCATGCCGATTTACTACTACACAAACAACTCCCTGACTAAAGAATACCTCAAAGGTGTAACTCTTGACTTCAGTGGTGCTGTTGACTTCACTCGCGGCTATCTGCTTGAGCACTAA
- a CDS encoding DUF3397 domain-containing protein, with amino-acid sequence MELLRNSFISLSVIPVVPFLIVYFIGVGLRKEKRNTLLLAMDVTTVFLFFSVSALFNTIFKMDFGFYLILLIVLISAGLIGGAQNRLKGNVDGKRLFRAVWRLSFFFMGTMYVLFMVVGLVHYISQAM; translated from the coding sequence TTGGAATTGCTGCGGAATTCGTTCATTTCATTAAGCGTTATTCCGGTTGTTCCTTTTTTAATTGTATATTTCATAGGGGTAGGTCTCAGAAAAGAAAAGAGAAATACCTTGTTGCTCGCTATGGATGTTACGACTGTATTTTTATTTTTTTCCGTGTCGGCCTTGTTCAATACCATTTTCAAAATGGATTTCGGGTTTTATCTTATACTACTTATTGTATTAATATCCGCTGGACTGATTGGAGGCGCCCAGAATCGCCTCAAAGGCAATGTGGACGGAAAACGGTTATTTCGGGCTGTTTGGAGGCTGTCATTCTTTTTTATGGGAACGATGTACGTGCTGTTTATGGTCGTAGGCCTTGTCCATTACATATCACAAGCCATGTAA
- a CDS encoding ketopantoate reductase family protein codes for MKIDIIGAGSLGLLLAGKLIHAGAEVRLWCRSDEQAGELSRQGITISYEDGSLPLHLAGSSFRAGSIDKFAETVIRVPGDWTAIMLKQNAFHNTLPKILAPLRDARLYAVCFQNGNGHLELLQELLPQASVWAAVTTEAAKRKSLTEIIHAGTGETFIGKRRNINPAKGGLEEETAAISLTKALVAAGFRALMSKEVDTMIYRKLLFNAVINPLTAIWRIQNGELTASGERIQLMKELYREAASVYDACGIAYDADAWEGILEVCRATSGNTSSMLADVLASRATEIRWINGSIVAMADRAGIAAPLHRWICRLVEGMNVKER; via the coding sequence ATGAAAATCGATATTATTGGCGCAGGTTCCCTTGGGCTTCTGCTGGCCGGGAAGCTTATTCACGCCGGAGCAGAGGTCAGACTGTGGTGCCGGAGTGACGAACAGGCGGGGGAATTATCCCGGCAGGGCATCACCATAAGCTATGAGGACGGAAGCCTTCCTCTTCATCTTGCGGGCAGCAGCTTTCGGGCAGGCTCTATAGACAAATTTGCAGAAACCGTAATCCGGGTCCCGGGAGACTGGACGGCGATTATGCTTAAACAGAATGCTTTTCACAATACATTGCCCAAGATTCTTGCCCCTCTTCGGGATGCCAGACTCTATGCAGTTTGTTTTCAGAATGGCAATGGCCATCTGGAGCTGCTCCAGGAGCTCTTACCGCAGGCTTCAGTCTGGGCGGCAGTGACCACGGAAGCGGCCAAGAGAAAATCATTAACAGAGATTATTCATGCAGGGACCGGGGAAACCTTTATAGGAAAAAGAAGAAACATAAATCCAGCAAAAGGAGGATTGGAGGAGGAAACAGCGGCAATTAGTTTGACTAAGGCACTTGTTGCAGCAGGATTCCGCGCATTGATGTCGAAAGAAGTGGATACCATGATTTACCGGAAGCTGCTATTCAATGCTGTGATCAACCCGCTTACAGCGATCTGGCGTATTCAGAACGGCGAGCTGACGGCCTCCGGGGAACGTATACAGTTAATGAAGGAACTGTACCGCGAGGCTGCGAGCGTATATGATGCCTGCGGCATTGCATATGACGCTGATGCGTGGGAAGGCATACTGGAGGTTTGCCGGGCGACCTCGGGCAACACTTCATCGATGCTGGCCGATGTTCTTGCTTCAAGAGCAACGGAAATTCGCTGGATTAACGGGAGCATTGTGGCGATGGCGGATAGAGCTGGTATCGCGGCCCCTTTACACCGCTGGATTTGCCGGTTGGTAGAAGGCATGAATGTGAAGGAGAGGTGA
- a CDS encoding RsfA family transcriptional regulator, with translation MTAVRQDAWSAEDDLILAEITLRHIREGSTQLAAFEEVGEKIGRTSAACGFRWNSCVRKSYEDAIGIAKSQRQKRSYLKKQPSARGAQVAGLILGDIEEEYSRSEELGENSLSIDAVIRFLRQWKGSFQEAGRQLKMLERDLREKEDELTELRLENERLSKEVNLAQSDYRVVNDDYKALIQIMDRARRLAFLNEEEEEMKTRFKMDANGNLERIE, from the coding sequence ATGACAGCCGTTAGACAGGACGCTTGGAGCGCAGAAGATGATTTGATATTGGCCGAAATAACGCTGCGTCATATCCGGGAAGGCAGCACACAGCTTGCTGCTTTTGAAGAGGTGGGTGAAAAAATCGGCAGAACCTCGGCGGCATGCGGATTTCGCTGGAACAGCTGTGTTCGCAAAAGCTATGAAGATGCAATCGGTATTGCCAAAAGTCAACGCCAAAAGCGGAGTTACTTGAAAAAGCAGCCTTCCGCCAGAGGCGCACAGGTTGCAGGTCTCATTCTCGGAGACATTGAAGAGGAATACAGCCGCAGCGAGGAGCTGGGTGAAAATTCATTGTCCATTGATGCCGTAATCCGGTTCTTGAGACAGTGGAAGGGCAGCTTTCAGGAAGCAGGCCGCCAGCTCAAAATGCTCGAAAGGGACCTGCGGGAGAAGGAAGATGAATTAACGGAGCTTAGACTGGAAAATGAAAGGTTATCCAAAGAGGTTAATCTTGCTCAGAGTGACTACCGTGTCGTCAATGACGATTACAAGGCGCTTATCCAAATCATGGACCGGGCGCGAAGGCTCGCTTTTCTTAATGAAGAAGAAGAGGAAATGAAGACCCGCTTCAAAATGGATGCAAACGGCAATCTGGAACGGATTGAATAA
- a CDS encoding DUF2626 domain-containing protein: MDRMFRVLGFFTLVIGLMAFAGDLKEMALLFFLQTAFFVILGYMKFTEKTYILLFWGYMILTFTGFSYWTIFEMGLPL, encoded by the coding sequence TTGGACCGCATGTTTCGTGTCTTGGGTTTTTTTACGCTCGTTATTGGACTCATGGCTTTTGCCGGGGATTTGAAGGAAATGGCCCTGCTTTTCTTTTTGCAAACCGCTTTTTTCGTCATCCTGGGATATATGAAATTTACGGAGAAGACCTACATCCTGCTTTTCTGGGGATATATGATTTTGACATTTACAGGCTTCAGCTACTGGACCATTTTTGAAATGGGTCTGCCGTTGTAA